The DNA segment TGAGAGCACGCAGGAAATCTACGCACACTAGCTATACAACATGCAGACCAAACTTCTCATCAAGGAGatattttgatatattgatAATGGATAGTGAAATTAAGTTATACAGActagcaaataaaacaaacaagctGCACTTTTATTAGgacaatatttgaaaatattaaaaaactgtcactgtgagaaaatgAAGACAGGTTGTACTGAGTTAAGTTTAAGAAATCCACACCGGccccccataaaaaaaaaaagtcacaattaGCAGTTGGTCAGGGTAACGTGCAGTGGCCGACCAAATGTCAAATAGGAATTGCCCTTGTTAGCAGATATGTAATACTTTAGAGtctacatgtgtgtatgtgtttgtacacatatatatataaataatgtattaaaatatcccCAGTAATTATTCATGGTACAGAAGATTTGGACGTGTAATTGCACAGATAAGACTAAGGCTGAGATAAAGCAAGATCACTGGGTTCCTGTTGGCTGCTGCTAGACACGCGATTAACACTGCTTTCAATAAATAGTCTTAGGCCATTCATTCCTTCACTGTAGAGAAAATCCAAATATGTATTCCAACGTTGACCCTGAATGGATGCACAATAGCAACGTATTAGAATCTTTAACCAGACAAGATTAAAACAGCATAACCAAACACTCTAGGGTGGTTTGCATAGCTAAAGCCCACCATTGAATATTATACCCATCTATACACACGTAAATGAAAatctaaaatacatacattctgGTGAAGGAAAATGAGAAATAAGTaattgcatgcagtaaaatacacTGAAGTttgtgcaatataaaaaaaaaagttctacatTGAAAACTAAAATCAACACCAGGGTAAAACTCAAAAGTTCCTAAAGCTATAATAAGTAATTGATTGGCAGTAATTTTTGTTGATAGGGTTTTACACCACTGCACACACGTGGCATTTTCAGGTAATTATTGTCCTTGATAAACTGCTCATGTAGTAAGGACAGAAACAGTTACCTTTATTAGGTGGAGCTGAAACATTCTGTCTTCTGGAAACCTCTTCAGGAggcaaaaatattgaaagatTATTGCAGATTAGTACaaaagtgttatatatatatatatatatatttcagaaacGCAAGAATTTAATTGCTTCATTAGCTTATGTCCAGTTTGATAGTGTTGCTGCTGGGTGACACTTGCCCGTTAACATGTCtagttttctttttctactTCCTGTATAATGCAGCTTGCATTTTAGCAATTTGTTCATATACTGATTGTGCGGTTtgggcagggaaagtcacctTATGTATCACACTGAAACGCTGCCATCCCCCCAGTCTGCATACAAAGTTTATAACAAAATGTGAGCTTCTTGTGCTACAAGGGATGGGTtttccctttataatgcatagtgatatcagggagctaggacatttaaccccttaagcaccaagctacttttttaaatttttgtaccctttgggaccaaggctgttttaacacttttgctgtgcttgtgtttagctgcaaTTTTCACCTCTCcgatttagtgtacccacacaagttatattttgttttctcaagAGAAGGGCtttttcagataccatttttaatctaatttcatattatatatgaaaaaattcagttttatttgaaaaatctttaacTCATTTACAAAAGCTAAAAAGATTGCACTATTTCTCCCGAGTTTAGAAACacccaatgttttcatgttgtgtttgcaagttataggacaATAAGTAAAAGGaccatattgctatttcaaaaccatttttccaaatctggtcaatCTGCCCcctgtgctatttcaggtatctttgaagctggccaatgcagtttaccatagatttttgaaaaatagacaccccagggtatttcaaatgctagtattttaaccctttccatgctcTAAATCtaccaccaccctttgtcaaactttgtagtagtaatttattttgtgttttttttaatcaggtatagatttatagctcctggtatatggttgtttgggaggtaaaacgccacatttgggaagtgcgcatttatttttttaaaacttggaGCTTTGATGCCATGATATGCCAGGCCTGTCATGGGCCGTTAGGAGGTTAAACTCCAAGGTTGGTAAGCATACATAATGGTAACTACAGATATCTTCATTTCACGTCTATACGAGTTAGATAAAGCATATCCTTACTCACAAACCTATTAGcaacagagttttttttttctttttccccacaGGAGCAACTCGCACTTGTCCAGCACAAATAATCCAGTTTACAATATGCAGAATACAATGTGTATTTAATGTTCATCACAAATATACAGAATGCCTGTGATACAAAATAACTTTCACACACACTATGGGTAGgtgtccaaaaataattaaaattagattttaaatgtttttccaaGCAAGTGCTTTCACTAATTAAACTTACAATAAACTGGTCaaaaaattcatttaaattatgTACACATTGAAGGGGTAGTTAAACATTTGCTATATCACAAAGAATGCTTGGGGAACAATAGAACCACTAAAGAAGTTTAAAAGCCAGTCCAACATATTAGCCAATAAGGATCTATAAATTGCCTCACCTGATGCAGGAAGCTGGATGAATAGCCTACGAGTGCAGGGTGGTAGACTATGTTGAATGCTTTCTTGTAGTAGGGAACACCGGTACTTGCCAGCACCTCTTGCTCTAGCCGGATGCCCTGAGGATGAGTGTCCTGAAGAAATGCTTGTGAGGTCCACAAACAACCAACCATAGCTGTTAGGTACCGATTATACTCCTGGAATGTTTGACTGCTGATGTTCAGATAAATCTTTCCCTGGAAAATGCAGAATAACTATGCATCAGACACTGCTGTGATTAGAAACTGAATCAACTTTAAGGATTTTACTAATTTAAACACTTACCCTTTTGTGTCGTTCATTATCTTTTACAGTTACCAAGTTGGTCCTGTACCTAAAACAATGAGCAAAACCAGTTAGCAACATAAGAGAAACTGGATACTTCTCAGAtgctaggttaaaaaaaaaaaaaaaaaaaaattattacataGACAAGGACTATACCTGTACATGATGTAGCAAAGTCTGTCAAGGTTCACGGAgtctgtactaagcaaagctggGTAAAACACTCCCGGAGGTGGAAGGACAACCAGGGGTAAATCAAATTGTGTGTACATGTCACAGACCTGTGTGGAAGATAGTAGGAATAATGAAACTCCCTGCAAAGATCTAGAAAGCTAAAGTGAAAGCTATGTATTTGTACTCCAGACAGCAATGTAACAATTAGAATTTCTCTAACATTTACATCTGAttcaacaaaatatacaaaaggaaataacttgttttattaaaaacaaactcattcacatatgaattaataaacaTTGCTTTAATGGGAAGAGTATTAGGCGGTGAAATGTGTAGACAATGCTACCTAAGTATACCGCAACCAACTAGTGCACCCATACAGACATAAGAGTTCTTACTATCTCATAGAAATCCAGTATAAAATGAAGGAGAAGAGAGCTGCTCTGGATCTGGAGCCCAAGAGTGCACAAGCGCCCAGTGAACTGTATCAGATCTTCAATTGCAGTCAGCAATCCAGACTAGTGCACCCATACAGACATAAGAGTTCTTACTATCTCATAGAAATCCAGTATAAAATGAAGGAGAAGAGAGCTGCTCTGGATCTGGAGCCCAAGAGTGCACAAGCGCCCAGTGAACTGTATCAGATCTTCAATTGCAGTCAGCAATCCAGACATAGTatgactgaaaaaaaaaatgtcacaattGGACACAATATGATAATGCACATACTTTGTGAGCAAATTTCCTAAATTAGGATGCAGCCAATTAGAAGACATAAAGACATACTACGCACGCACACCTAGCTTGTCTAGtaagatttttttcatattggaCAATGAAGCAACATACATGTTAAGGTATGAGGAGGGTTACTTACTTGTTTGCCCCGTTTGAATGCACTTCTTCAGCACACACTGAATGCCAGACAAGCCAGTTTTGCAACAACCCCTTCATACTCTCAAGCACACTGCACTGCAAAGCAAAGTTGGCAATTAAAAGATCCACACAAGTTTTAAGAGCAAATCAAACAACCCAGATGACACAGTAAAATTATAATACTTCATTGTAGCGCATATGAGGATATGCTCCAGTTCATTTTAGATTTGTGCATATGAAATGTTGCTATTAATGAATCTGTCCTccagtgttagaatgagtgtgtgccaTGTGACCAAGGGTGGCACGATGTTCTTTTCTACATggtttggtttatttttgttatgatTCTTTTGCTTTATTCTTGGCCCtggtaattgtatttttattccaTTTGGATGTCATTTGTATTTTGGCAACATGTATAAGCTGAAAAATGTCAGAAGAAGCGTTTTAAGATGATGGGATACAGGTGTGACTTGGCAGAGTGGAAAATAAACAGTGTGTTTCTTCACTGGAAAGTGGTGCAACTTTCTGTGAAAGGTGTTTTAGGTGCCTCATCCTTGGTAGATAACAGTATTTATAAGGAAGGCAGCGTATTAAGACCACTAATCAGGCAAATTTTTTGACATAGTGATGGTAACCATCTACAAACACCAAAAGTTGCTTGCCTTGAAAAACAAAGTGGATCCGGCAAAAAGTTGAGCCAGTGGTTCATACAGCAACATTTCCAACTCTGAAAAAAGGAATAGTGTTAGATACATATTTCATAAAGAACCAATTTGTGTAAGAAGCACATTGATTAGACACTGCTAGAAGTGcaaatgggataaaaaaaactattttttcagtttatttttgGGCAGCAAATTACAGTTCCTGTCCAGAGGCAGAAAATTCAGGAACAAATTGCCTACATTCAATCTCACTcaatctcattcactctctaagTGTTTCTCTgtcgaccacttctgcatcttcttctatcTCCTCCCTTAAATCTGATACCTTCAATTTGctatcttcatccacatctccacagacataacctggcaggAACTTCTGCCCAAAGTGTTCCACTTCAGGTACAATAACCACTTTCGGTGAGGTCCTCCCCCGATCATGGAGAGGATGCCACAGGAAATGCCgctattttggcagaagttcctgCCGGGTTATATCTGCAGAGATGTGGccaaagatagcagattgaagagaagCGAGAAGATAAAATATTGAAGAATAAGCTGTAGAAGTGGTAGGGAGagggaaacattcagagagcaaacgatagtgtgtgtgtgtgtgcatgtgggcCCATGTATTTCagacaaaaattctgagctttttgcttagttttcatCCAATTCATGAGGGTCCTGGACTTGTTTTTGTCGCTTCGGACACATCtactgaattttggtaaattgaccaaatttgcaattcgtacaaatcgtacaaatgcacaagtctaatatttacttttatccCAAACATTTGATTAGAAGGGGCAGAAGTCCACAGAATGAGATAGAAAATGTGAAACATCCTACTAATATCCCACACGTTACTACACCTGAAGAAGAGTTAATTGGAATCCAGGTGATAAGTTTGAGGATTTGTGAACGAAGAGAGCCATTCCAATGCGGAAGATACTTGTAGAGGAATTCTTCAGTGCTTGAAAGCCCTTCctaagaagtggggaagggaaaATTAAATTCCACTAAAACGCTATTTTGTAATTTAAACTGGtaatctggggaaaaaaatgaaatttgatAAAAATATCTCCTAGGCACCAGCAACAATGTGGAGAAAAAGATCAGAACATGGGGTACTCTCCTGTGCACCAAACAGCAAGTTTGACTAGTTACATGGATACAGTGTCAACAGAGTAATGCTTTGTTTAAGCCCATTTGAAGTTGCTCATGCAACTAGAGAGGAATGTCAATAGAATAGTTGCAGATGACATGATTTATCAGGTTAGTATGAAGGAACTGACTCACCTGTAAAAATTTCTGAGTTTTAACAACTGTCTCAAGAAACACCTCTACTTCTTCATTATGCTTCTTTCCCAAAAACCAGGAGCATTCTGAGGGTGGAAAACACGCACGGTTTTTGTTAAGGTGGAAAATAGTATGCCTTTTTGTTAGAGCCAAAACTAAGACAGTGTCCACAAAATTACAATTATCCCAGACCACAGTTTACCATGGAACTACTttgttatacaaaaaataatgtatgataGATTACCAAAAATAGACTACAGGGGCTGTCCTTTTGCAGAAACCTTTGAAAACCCCAGGTAACATTCTACATTGAAAACAGACACTATGTTCACAGACCAAGTAAAATCCATTGTTATTTTGCCccaatttttgttttatgatattgggggggggggggagagataAACTTTCTATATTTCTCTATGTTATTTAGCAGGGTGCAAGTGCCACAAACAGGCAAGGAATTCTGCGTCTCATTGTTTGAAAACTTGCTTAATGGATTTTAGGTGATATGTCTAGGCACGCAACGAGGGATATCCAAAACCGCCGCCTTTCTACAGCCCTGGAGTTGTGCAGCCCTATTCTACAATTAATGAAACAATGAGCCTACTGCAGTCAAGAGCCATTGCTGTTTTTACCTTCATGCAGCGTGAACGCCAACCAGTAATTTAGCCTCAAAAACAGAGTATCATCTTTGATGCAGTTTACATAATGCAACAGGAGGGGGTTTTTTAACACAGAACCCATCTGTGCTGGAAGCTGGAAACA comes from the Spea bombifrons isolate aSpeBom1 chromosome 8, aSpeBom1.2.pri, whole genome shotgun sequence genome and includes:
- the CENPI gene encoding centromere protein I, with translation MEGQQYIQETRMSGQQDSNIQQLKEALQYFKNVDSKVSVKGNLVLSAHLTSVEDFGMQNGIPPDGVDVLLELALSGKLADSVNTRLLKCLLPASEVLQSSIIKGVSLFCAAKCSASVQSLFIRWLISVFDLIPCKDALSSLYNFFFYYLQDEKLCPYLCHLLYLITKKDHVRPFRVRKLLELQSRKGLYPPLIGLLSLYKIFCPEMVLVSLPSRVKNYFKSSHLLWTSELRAVTRRNAGHPTMDHILNVGGKEHPLANSRKRKWNSKLPQSACSDVWSAVPFIDNHLMSSNQVFPLEKLQTFTQLLENIHQLELPAQMGSVLKNPLLLHYVNCIKDDTLFLRLNYWLAFTLHEECSWFLGKKHNEEVEVFLETVVKTQKFLQEGLSSTEEFLYKYLPHWNGSLRSQILKLITWIPINSSSELEMLLYEPLAQLFAGSTLFFKCSVLESMKGLLQNWLVWHSVCAEEVHSNGANNHTMSGLLTAIEDLIQFTGRLCTLGLQIQSSSLLLHFILDFYEIVCDMYTQFDLPLVVLPPPGVFYPALLSTDSVNLDRLCYIMYRYRTNLVTVKDNERHKRGKIYLNISSQTFQEYNRYLTAMVGCLWTSQAFLQDTHPQGIRLEQEVLASTGVPYYKKAFNIVYHPALVGYSSSFLHQRFPEDRMFQLHLIKGQRWNTYLDFLYSEGMNGLRLFIESSVNRVSSSSQQEPSDLALSQP